Genomic window (Geothermobacter ehrlichii):
CACGAGTGTACTTCCTTCTCTTCGAAACCATGCCAGTCCTCCTGACGCTGTTGTAGCAGCTTTTCGGACTGTCCACAATTTCGGGGGAAGGTCAATACACTTCCCGGCGGGCAACATGAGGTGTCCCCCATTTTTCAGCCAGCAAGCGCAGGTCGGTCCTTTCCATCTCCAATCCTCCCCGGTATCAACAGAAACATTTCCGCCGCCAAACCCAAAACCGACTGCCAAGTGACATCCCTGGCCGTCCTGCAACATCTTAATGACGACGGGAGCTTTCTGCCTGGTAAATGCAGGAAGAGGGCATGCGCTCGGACCGGAAATTTTGCAAAGAGAGAACAGAAGTCAGGAATTCCTCCATATTTGCCCCCCAGAGGCCGATCTGCCACCCAGTGCACAAAGGGGCGCACCAAAGCCAGATCACGCAAAGACGGAGGCATTCCGGCCTGTTCGTGACGAATCCAGACAACAGCTTAGGCTACCAGAGACGACACTTCGTCAAGCCTTCGCTTACAACTGTCGACCCTCACGCCGTCAGACCATCTTTCCATCAGTCAAACAAATATCAAATTCAGACCTGCGTGAAAAAAAATCTTTCCACCCATCTTTCCACCAAACTCTCATTTTTGCAGAAAATCAAAAAAACAAGGGCCTAGCCAGAATTGGCTAGGCCCTTGTTTTTATTTGGCGGAGGGGGTGGGATTCGAACCCACGGTGCCTTTCGGCACAACAGATTTCGAGTCTGTCACCTTCGACCGCTCGGACACCCCTCCGAACTGTCAGTCCGTCTTTCCTTTCTGCGCCCTGGCGGCCTTCTTCTCCGCACGCAGACGGCGGAAAAAGCCGCTGAGCAGGGAGCTGCACTCCTGTTGGAGCACACCCTCGACCACCTCGACCCGGTGGTTGAACCGGTCGTCCCGATGCAGTTCGTAAATCGAGCCGACTGCTCCGACCCGCGGATCCCGGCAGGCGAAAACCAGCCGCGGAATGCGGGACAGGATGATCGCCCCCATGCACATGACACAGGGTTCCAGAGTCACGTAGAGCGTCGTCTCCAGCAACCGCCAGGAGCCGAGACGTTCCGCCGCCTGGCGGATGACCAGCATCTCGGCGTGCGCCGTCGGATCCTGGTCGCATTCGCGCCGGTTGTGTGCCCTTGCGACAATACTATCGCCCCGGGTGATGACCGCCCCGATCGGAACCTCGCCGATCCCGGCAGCCCGTTCCGCTTCGATCAGGGCCTGCTGCATCATCGCCTGATCGATTTCACTCCATAAAGGCGCCATTCACATCACCCGGACCGCAACTGCGGAGGCTACTTTTAACACGAACCGGCATCCAGAAACAAGCCTCTTCCGTCCCCCTCCGGGGACATGCAGCCCGGCCGTGAAAAACGCTTAAGAAATTCGCCGATCCGTCGAAAAGGGTAGCAACCGCCAAAAAGACCAGGAGGAGAAAATGGCCCGCACACAAGCCAACCAGATCTGCATCGACAAACGGGACCGGGTCACCAACCTGCTGGGGCTCTTCACCCTGCTCGCCCTCGCCGTCTACCTCGGCACCCTGGCGCTGCAAGCACTGAACGGTCCGGACATCATCACCAGCCTCTCCGAGCCGGCCATGTTTGCGCCCTCCGACGCCATCGTCGCCGACCTCGGCCAGCCTTGGCGCCACTGAACCCGGGAAACAGCCAACTCCAAACGAAAAGGGCTACGGATGCAATCCGTAGCCCTTTCTCTTAAGTGGCGCGCCGCGGAAGATTCGAACTCCCGACCTTCTGATCCGTAGTCAGACGCTCTATCCAGCTGAGCTAGCGGCGCAGAGAGAAGCGTTTATCTCCTACTTTCGGCTTCTTGTCAACCCTTTTTTCCTTCCGCCGGGATGTAATCGACCAGACTGAAGGTATAGCGGGGATGTTTGAAGGCGTGGGTGTTCGGATAGAGACTGAAGAGCCAGCCATCGAACACCATCTTGCCGTTCTCCTTGATTTCTACCTGGACAGCCGGATTCCGGGTATCGTTGCTCATCGAAGTCAGCTTCCTGCCGTCCATTACGAAATGGGGCAAAAAGGCGTTGACCTTGAAGGTTATTCCGGCCCCGGGGAGCTCGAAAGAGTGCCCGATGTCGACCGTGTAGACCTCCTCGGTACCCGCATCCTTGTCTCTGACACTGATCTTGACCGCCTTCCAGTGTCCCTTGACCGAATCGGGAACCTCGACCGGCGTGGTGCTCTTGCGCACCTGAACCTCCGTTTTCGCCGGCCTGGCCTCGACTTTGGGCTTCTTCTCTTCCTGCTTGCCGCAACCGCCCAGGCCGAAAGCGGCGAAGACGGTCACGACGAAAATCACGAGACCAGCTCTTTTCACGATCAGGCACCTCGCTGTCACGCAGACATCGTGCCGGAGCCTTTCCCGCCAGCTGCGAGATCCGACTGCGTGATTGAAAATGACAAAGGGGGAAGGATTCGCCCACTTCGTCGCCGCCATCACGGCAACTCCTGCGTCGGCTCCCCTCCGCTCGCTGCCGCCGGCTTTTTGTCCACAGGATACGCTCGCTCCGCTTCGAATCCCTCTTCGGAACTTGCGTGTTGATTGTGGCGGAGAGGGAGGGATTCGAACCCTCGGTACGGTTGCCCGCACAACACCTTAGCAGGGTGCCGCCTTCAGCCGCTCGGCCACCTCTCCGTGTCTACCTAGATCTTTTCGGCAAGCAGGTTAGATAATTAAATGTTTTTCTGCAGAATACGTTTTGTTCACCGGACGCGCTCGCTACGCTCCGAATCCTGCCACGACCGTCCGGTTCCTATTTTGAATGTGGCGGAGGAGGTAGGATTCGAACCCACGGAACTTTCGCTCAACGGTTTTCAAGACCGCCGCCTTAAACCACTCGGCCACTCCTCCGTTGTCGCCGCTCTCAGCTCGAAATCCGCTCCATGCCTCCCATGTAGGGCCTGAGCACTTCCGGAATCACCACTGACCCGTCGGCCTGCTGGTAGTTTTCCAGGATCGCCACCAGGGTCCGCCCGACCGCCAGCCCCGATCCGTTGAGGGTATGCACGAATTCGGGCTTGGCCCCCTTCTGCCGGCGGAAACGGATGCCGGCCCGCCGAGCCTGGAAGTCGGTGAAGGTCGAGCAGGAGGAGATTTCCCGGTAGCAGTCCTGTGCCGGCAGCCAGACCTCGATATCGAAGGTACGGGCGGCGGAAAATCCGATATCCCCGGTGCACAGGTCGACCACCCGGTAGGGAAGCTGCAGCAGCTGCAGCACCTTCTCGGCGTCGGCCAGCAGCTTTTCCAGTTCGGCATCCGAATCTTCCGGCCGCACCAGCTTGACCAGTTCGACCTTGTTGAACTGGTGCTGCCGGATC
Coding sequences:
- the tadA gene encoding tRNA adenosine(34) deaminase TadA — encoded protein: MAPLWSEIDQAMMQQALIEAERAAGIGEVPIGAVITRGDSIVARAHNRRECDQDPTAHAEMLVIRQAAERLGSWRLLETTLYVTLEPCVMCMGAIILSRIPRLVFACRDPRVGAVGSIYELHRDDRFNHRVEVVEGVLQQECSSLLSGFFRRLRAEKKAARAQKGKTD
- a CDS encoding DUF2155 domain-containing protein — its product is MKRAGLVIFVVTVFAAFGLGGCGKQEEKKPKVEARPAKTEVQVRKSTTPVEVPDSVKGHWKAVKISVRDKDAGTEEVYTVDIGHSFELPGAGITFKVNAFLPHFVMDGRKLTSMSNDTRNPAVQVEIKENGKMVFDGWLFSLYPNTHAFKHPRYTFSLVDYIPAEGKKG